The proteins below are encoded in one region of Aestuariivirga litoralis:
- a CDS encoding vWA domain-containing protein: MKTMLKLKMCALPALALGMLATQAQASAGYKRVEVAFVLDSTGSMGDLIEGAKRKIWSIAGSIVDANPQADISMALVTYRDRDDEYVVKTTPLSEDVQGLYGKLLKVEADGGGDTPESVNEALDKAINSLQWTSGPDTRRIVFLVGDAPPHMDYNETKYPAILKEAAQKKIIVNAVEAGDAEDTMQVWKDIAQLGGGRYIPIPQDGGAVVIIETPYDAEILHLQRELDGSVVPYGSQAQKAEITGKMGEKAAAAPSVALDSSSFYAKRSKKEVVTGAGDYVADAMSGGLATSTMADKDLPDELKGKSVAEREAWTKAKVAERGALQDKIAGLVAKRDAFVTGEKSKQPKAARDSFDAVVEDTLKTQLN, from the coding sequence GCGTGGAGGTGGCCTTCGTGCTCGACAGCACCGGCTCGATGGGGGATCTGATCGAGGGCGCCAAGCGCAAGATCTGGTCGATCGCCGGCAGCATCGTGGATGCCAACCCGCAGGCCGATATTTCGATGGCGCTGGTCACCTACCGCGACCGCGATGACGAATATGTGGTGAAGACCACGCCGCTGTCCGAAGACGTGCAGGGGCTTTACGGCAAGCTCCTGAAGGTGGAAGCCGATGGCGGGGGTGACACACCAGAGTCTGTCAATGAAGCGCTGGATAAGGCTATCAACAGCCTGCAATGGACATCCGGGCCTGATACCCGCCGCATCGTCTTCCTGGTGGGCGATGCGCCGCCGCATATGGATTACAACGAGACAAAATATCCGGCCATCCTGAAGGAAGCCGCACAGAAAAAGATCATCGTCAATGCGGTCGAGGCCGGTGATGCCGAGGATACGATGCAGGTGTGGAAGGACATCGCCCAGCTGGGTGGCGGGCGCTACATCCCCATCCCGCAGGATGGTGGCGCCGTGGTGATCATCGAGACGCCCTATGATGCCGAGATCCTGCATCTACAGCGTGAGCTGGATGGTTCGGTGGTGCCTTACGGCAGCCAGGCCCAGAAGGCCGAGATCACCGGCAAAATGGGTGAAAAGGCCGCTGCGGCCCCCAGCGTGGCGCTGGATTCCTCCAGCTTCTATGCCAAGCGCAGCAAGAAGGAAGTGGTGACCGGGGCTGGCGATTACGTGGCCGATGCGATGAGCGGCGGCCTTGCGACCTCCACCATGGCGGACAAGGATTTGCCGGATGAGTTGAAAGGCAAGAGCGTTGCCGAGCGCGAGGCGTGGACCAAAGCGAAAGTGGCTGAACGCGGCGCGCTTCAGGACAAGATCGCCGGTCTCGTCGCCAAGCGTGATGCCTTTGTAACTGGTGAAAAGAGCAAGCAGCCCAAAGCCGCCCGCGACAGTTTTGACGCGGTGGTAGAGGACACCCTCAAAACCCAGTTGAACTGA
- the ctrA gene encoding response regulator transcription factor CtrA, whose product MRVLLIEDDTATAQSIELMLKSEGLNVYTTDLGEEGVDLGKLYDYDIILLDLNLPDMSGYEVLKSLRVSKVGTPILILSGLAGIEDKVKGLGFGADDYMTKPFHKDELVARIHAVVRRSKGHAQSVILTGELQVNLDTKTVEVGGQRVHLTGKEYQMLELLSLRKGTTLTKEMFLNHLYGGMDEPELKIIDVFICKLRKKLANAAQGKNFIETVWGRGYVLREGAPPMHGADEDMAAVA is encoded by the coding sequence ATGCGGGTTTTGTTGATCGAGGACGATACAGCCACCGCTCAGTCGATTGAGCTGATGCTCAAATCGGAGGGTCTCAACGTCTATACGACGGACCTGGGCGAAGAAGGCGTCGATCTCGGCAAGTTGTACGATTACGATATCATCCTTCTCGACTTGAACCTCCCGGATATGTCCGGTTATGAAGTTCTGAAGTCGCTGCGCGTCTCCAAAGTGGGAACGCCAATCCTCATTCTCTCGGGCCTCGCCGGCATCGAAGACAAGGTCAAGGGTCTGGGCTTCGGCGCCGACGACTATATGACCAAGCCGTTCCACAAGGACGAACTGGTCGCCCGCATCCACGCTGTGGTGCGCCGCTCCAAGGGCCACGCCCAGTCGGTCATCCTCACCGGCGAATTGCAGGTCAATCTCGACACCAAGACGGTTGAAGTCGGCGGCCAGCGCGTGCACCTCACCGGCAAGGAATACCAGATGCTGGAGCTGCTCTCGCTCCGCAAGGGCACCACGCTCACCAAGGAAATGTTCCTCAATCACCTTTACGGTGGCATGGACGAGCCGGAACTCAAGATCATTGACGTGTTTATCTGCAAGTTGCGCAAGAAGCTTGCCAATGCCGCACAGGGCAAAAATTTCATCGAAACAGTCTGGGGCCGGGGTTACGTGCTGCGCGAAGGTGCACCACCCATGCACGGCGCCGACGAAGACATGGCAGCAGTCGCCTAA